One stretch of Comamonas testosteroni DNA includes these proteins:
- a CDS encoding DUF2334 domain-containing protein — MKTLGRLLGAWLLAMLFASPGAFAQTGPRTLILYDAPPNTAYTKLGMGYAIMLRNLLGHFDSKVDMVAVQNYTAGQLSGYDATFYLGAYYDNPVPAAFMTDAASSSKTIVWFKYNLWQFAWDPTYGFQSRYGFNLTALRGLNAAPTSSNTAPGFFDTITYKSLPFVKYYAYDSSTGAVNADPDVGLTAITDTTKAQNLVSMSNPKTGEQAPYVVRSGNFWYVADLPFSYIGPRDRYLVLADMLHDMLGVNHAESHKAMVRLEDVSALVSVTAMKSLTDYLYQQRIPFSIATIPYYKDPLGVYNSGVPMQVPMSLATNLKRALNYALVRGGEIVMHGYTHQYSNVRNRYTAVSGDDYEFWDIVNNKPVPEDSTSWALGRYRAGLLELSLNGYRATAWETPHYQGSALASKASTQVFPKTYQRVVYYTADKPNFTASVEKDFAVGQIFPYPIQTDYYGQKVLPESLGNIEYDIHQIDPTSSFNYTWQDILTNAQYVKTVRDGYASFFFHPFWLEPQVGTPGLADFKSLVSGISNLGFTWTVPSQLP; from the coding sequence ATGAAAACCCTAGGACGCCTTCTTGGGGCATGGCTGCTGGCCATGCTCTTTGCGAGCCCTGGCGCCTTTGCGCAAACAGGTCCGCGCACACTGATCCTTTATGACGCGCCGCCCAATACGGCCTACACCAAGCTCGGCATGGGCTATGCCATCATGCTGCGCAATCTGCTGGGACATTTCGACAGCAAGGTCGATATGGTCGCGGTGCAGAACTACACGGCAGGGCAGCTCAGCGGCTACGACGCCACGTTCTATCTGGGCGCGTATTACGACAACCCGGTTCCTGCCGCCTTCATGACCGATGCTGCCAGCTCGAGCAAGACCATAGTCTGGTTCAAGTACAACCTCTGGCAGTTTGCCTGGGATCCGACCTACGGCTTCCAGTCCCGCTATGGCTTCAACCTGACGGCACTGCGCGGACTCAATGCAGCTCCGACATCAAGCAACACCGCACCGGGGTTCTTCGACACCATCACCTACAAAAGCCTGCCCTTTGTCAAATACTACGCATACGACAGCAGTACCGGAGCCGTGAATGCGGATCCCGATGTGGGGCTGACGGCCATCACCGATACCACCAAGGCCCAGAACCTGGTCTCCATGTCCAATCCAAAGACCGGCGAGCAGGCGCCCTATGTGGTGAGGTCGGGCAACTTCTGGTATGTGGCGGATCTGCCCTTCAGCTATATCGGACCACGCGATCGCTATCTCGTGCTGGCAGACATGCTGCATGACATGCTGGGGGTGAACCATGCCGAAAGCCACAAGGCCATGGTCCGTCTTGAAGATGTGAGCGCCTTGGTCAGTGTGACGGCAATGAAATCACTGACGGACTACCTCTACCAGCAACGGATCCCGTTTTCGATTGCGACCATTCCGTACTACAAGGATCCTCTTGGCGTCTACAACTCGGGAGTGCCGATGCAGGTACCCATGTCACTGGCGACCAATCTGAAGAGAGCTCTCAACTACGCACTGGTGCGCGGCGGCGAAATCGTGATGCATGGCTACACACACCAGTACAGCAATGTGCGCAATCGCTATACGGCCGTGAGTGGCGATGACTACGAGTTCTGGGACATTGTCAACAACAAGCCCGTGCCGGAAGACTCGACATCCTGGGCGTTGGGACGTTATCGAGCCGGCCTGCTGGAGCTATCTCTCAATGGATATCGCGCGACAGCCTGGGAAACCCCGCACTACCAGGGCTCGGCGCTGGCATCCAAGGCCAGTACGCAGGTCTTCCCCAAGACTTATCAACGCGTGGTGTACTACACCGCAGACAAGCCCAATTTCACTGCATCGGTGGAGAAGGATTTTGCCGTGGGCCAGATCTTCCCCTACCCCATCCAGACCGACTACTACGGGCAGAAAGTGTTGCCGGAAAGCCTGGGTAACATCGAATACGACATTCATCAGATCGACCCGACTTCCTCCTTCAACTACACATGGCAGGACATTCTCACCAATGCCCAGTATGTGAAGACGGTACGTGACGGTTATGCCTCGTTCTTCTTCCACCCGTTCTGGCTGGAGCCGCAGGTTGGAACCCCTGGCCTGGCGGACTTCAAGAGCCTTGTCAGTGGCATCTCCAATCTGGGCTTCACCTGGACGGTTCCGAGCCAGCTGCCATGA
- a CDS encoding NfrA family protein: MKLSRPILVLSLACATPYDGLAQTVDLGPDITPRQRFQVYPRIDKAYEAMARGDGQRAISELQQAQRLAPDNTEIALQLAAAHRRFGQPAQAEAVLKAQLQRHPGDARLAQALRDMHQGAVPARQPESQALPAPAAKEPPKTPGTATPSAATTPEPAKAAASTADTTPRPRKSPTAQAMPAGYAKASQAYAATERRDFATALPLARQAVAAAPGRLDYQRLLVYLLVENGRFDEAEARAARLDKVKQLQSDADWQMLRTSIRQRQALRPFEQALQAREQGDMAKALRHAESSVRLAPQALAPRLQWLGLLLQDGQAAQAQRVAEQGLALQHDPALQVLQGVALHLQGRGMASEQAFDAALAAPHLSRSERQNYGVIALDAALAAGQTERAQRLVQALEADSNADVNRRREQLKTLRSSTMSRSYELPLPLVNCFSAGDVPGCEIWPGQQAPDPAYKVAHEAYQAYSDGQYALAADKAAAAIQLNPGQLPYRQLRLQALLAAGQKAQALEEADQTLQLQPDAVEVLALRSRLRREQGMTEAANADAQTALQMGGLSLSSEVDLLLQLGRRDEAAARFAQATAEPEMQQSADPNLAYLAVRVGDDRSALSIFNRARDQSRLPDTALRDGAYAASRLAENDQSIDYFKQAIAAAHDGRLAMTPQQQYETRREVADRDRSWGINTLLGYRGISLGAAGAQPGLYGDVAQLVSEVYWRPQKFGDGRFWEVYGGAAQTVYSRHDVPTGGETTQGAIGIRAKPLSDHNLILAAERRVRIGSLSSNDWLLRMGYSGGMGTDLRVDVPSWNTFNMYAEVGRFIHRKQNYATFEAQAGRSFRMGGGDSRLVLFPHAVLGADYNSERTASGKQSSVGAGVGVSMRFWFREDRDHAPRSYLDLSLQYRARLAGDDRGKGVFLRAALVF, translated from the coding sequence ATGAAGCTTTCTCGTCCTATTCTGGTTCTTTCCCTGGCATGCGCCACCCCATACGATGGTCTGGCGCAGACGGTGGATCTAGGTCCGGATATCACTCCCAGACAGCGCTTTCAGGTCTACCCCCGGATCGACAAGGCGTATGAGGCCATGGCGCGCGGCGATGGCCAGCGCGCCATCTCCGAGCTGCAGCAGGCTCAGCGTCTGGCACCGGACAACACCGAGATCGCCTTGCAACTGGCGGCAGCCCATCGCCGCTTTGGCCAACCCGCACAGGCCGAAGCCGTATTGAAAGCCCAGCTTCAGCGCCACCCTGGCGATGCGCGTCTGGCCCAGGCTCTGCGCGACATGCATCAGGGAGCCGTTCCAGCCAGACAGCCCGAGTCTCAAGCTCTGCCCGCTCCTGCGGCCAAGGAGCCGCCGAAGACGCCAGGCACGGCCACGCCTTCAGCAGCGACAACACCGGAGCCGGCAAAGGCGGCCGCATCGACAGCGGACACCACGCCGCGCCCGCGCAAGAGCCCGACCGCACAGGCAATGCCTGCTGGTTACGCCAAGGCCAGCCAGGCCTATGCCGCCACCGAGCGGCGCGACTTCGCGACGGCCTTGCCTCTGGCAAGGCAGGCCGTAGCTGCGGCCCCCGGGCGTCTGGACTACCAGCGCCTGCTGGTCTATCTGCTGGTGGAGAACGGGCGCTTCGACGAGGCCGAAGCCCGTGCAGCAAGACTGGACAAGGTCAAACAGCTGCAGTCGGACGCCGATTGGCAGATGCTGCGTACCTCCATACGCCAGCGCCAGGCTCTGCGCCCTTTCGAGCAAGCCTTGCAGGCCCGCGAGCAAGGCGACATGGCCAAGGCCCTGCGCCATGCCGAGTCCAGCGTGCGTCTGGCACCGCAGGCGCTGGCGCCGCGCCTGCAATGGCTGGGCCTGCTGCTTCAGGATGGGCAGGCGGCCCAGGCACAGCGTGTGGCAGAGCAAGGGCTGGCGCTGCAGCATGATCCTGCACTGCAGGTACTGCAGGGCGTGGCCCTGCATCTCCAAGGTCGCGGCATGGCCTCCGAACAGGCTTTCGACGCAGCGCTTGCCGCCCCCCATCTGTCGCGGTCGGAGCGGCAGAACTACGGCGTGATAGCCCTGGATGCAGCGCTGGCCGCCGGCCAGACAGAACGAGCCCAGCGGCTGGTGCAGGCGCTGGAGGCGGACAGCAATGCCGACGTCAACAGGCGCCGGGAACAGCTCAAGACGCTGCGCTCCTCAACCATGTCACGCAGCTACGAGCTGCCGCTGCCCCTGGTCAACTGCTTCAGCGCCGGCGATGTGCCCGGCTGCGAAATCTGGCCCGGTCAGCAAGCGCCGGACCCGGCATACAAAGTCGCACATGAAGCCTATCAAGCCTACAGCGATGGGCAATATGCCTTGGCGGCAGACAAGGCCGCTGCTGCCATACAACTCAACCCCGGACAACTGCCCTATCGCCAGTTGCGCCTGCAGGCATTGCTGGCTGCAGGCCAGAAGGCACAGGCACTTGAGGAGGCCGATCAAACACTGCAGCTTCAGCCCGATGCAGTCGAAGTGCTGGCCTTGCGCAGTCGTCTGCGTCGCGAGCAGGGTATGACCGAGGCTGCCAACGCCGACGCACAGACGGCCTTGCAGATGGGCGGCCTGTCCCTGTCCAGCGAGGTGGATCTGCTGCTTCAGCTAGGGCGGCGAGACGAGGCGGCAGCACGCTTTGCCCAGGCCACCGCAGAGCCCGAGATGCAGCAAAGCGCCGACCCCAATCTGGCCTATCTGGCCGTCCGCGTGGGGGACGATCGCAGTGCCTTGTCCATCTTCAACCGCGCACGTGACCAGAGCCGCCTGCCTGACACGGCACTGCGCGATGGAGCCTACGCGGCCAGCAGGCTGGCCGAGAACGATCAGTCCATCGACTACTTCAAGCAGGCCATTGCCGCAGCACATGACGGCAGACTCGCCATGACGCCGCAGCAGCAATATGAGACGCGGCGTGAAGTTGCCGACCGGGACCGCTCCTGGGGCATCAACACGTTGCTAGGCTATCGGGGCATTTCCCTGGGCGCGGCGGGCGCCCAGCCCGGCCTCTATGGCGACGTGGCCCAGCTCGTCAGCGAGGTGTACTGGCGCCCGCAGAAGTTCGGCGACGGCCGCTTCTGGGAGGTGTACGGAGGCGCTGCACAAACGGTCTACAGCCGCCACGATGTGCCCACGGGCGGAGAGACCACCCAGGGTGCCATCGGTATTCGAGCCAAGCCGCTGAGCGATCACAACCTCATACTCGCGGCCGAACGGCGCGTGCGCATCGGCTCGCTGTCCAGCAACGACTGGTTGCTGCGCATGGGATATTCGGGCGGTATGGGCACCGACCTGCGCGTGGATGTGCCCAGCTGGAACACGTTCAATATGTACGCCGAAGTGGGCCGTTTTATTCATCGCAAGCAGAACTACGCGACGTTCGAAGCCCAAGCAGGGCGCAGTTTCCGAATGGGGGGGGGCGACTCAAGACTGGTGCTGTTTCCGCATGCAGTCCTGGGCGCTGATTACAACTCTGAACGCACAGCCTCGGGCAAGCAAAGCTCGGTTGGCGCTGGCGTTGGTGTGAGCATGCGTTTCTGGTTCCGCGAGGACCGTGACCATGCGCCCCGCTCCTACCTCGACCTCTCCCTGCAGTATCGCGCCCGGCTTGCCGGGGACGACAGAGGGAAAGGCGTGTTTCTACGTGCCGCCTTGGTGTTTTGA